ATTGCAAATTTAATCCGAATTTTTGGACAAATTTGTCAGCATAACCTGATACGGTGTTTGCCAGTCGAGTATTTTAAGCGGTCGCTGGTTAATTTGGAGTAACGTCGTCGTTAAATCTTGAGCACTAATGTGCTCAAAACGAGTCCCTTTAGGATAAAAATAACGCAAATTCCGATTAAAGCGTTCATTACTACCACGTTCAGCTGGAGTATAAGCATGGCAGTAATAGGTCTTAATACCATATTGTGATTCAAGTGATACTAGCCCACTAAACTCAGTGCCACGGTCCACAGTAAAGCTGTGCACCGGACCATTAAAAGTGGTTAGGAACTTAGTTAGTGCTTCATTAACAGTCGCTGTCGTCCGATCTTTTAACCGGTATGCCCAAAGGAACCGTGATTTTCGATCGATTAAAGTTAATAAAACTGCCTTACTATGCCCACGAGGACCAACGACTGTATCTAGTTCAAAATCGCCGATGCGATTACGTTGATTAATCATCATGGGACGCTGTTCAATTGATCGCCCCAAAGATTGATTATATTTGGATCGTTGGTCAACGTTACGCCGTTGGCGTACGCCATGTTCAGGTAGATCATTCAAGGAGAAACCAATTCTCCCCTGATTTAGCCAATTATAAATAGATTTAGTAGCTAGTTTAAATTCGTGAGCAATCATTCCTGGTGACCAGCTTAGACGTAAATGGTTGAGAATTTTTTGCTTTAACTCATCGCTCAGCTTAGTTTTCCGACCACATCGTGATCGCTTGTATTCGGCATCTGTTTGTGCTAATTCAGCCTGATAAGGTTGACATCGAGATAATTCATAAGAAATTGTTGACGGTGATCGGTTCAGCCGAACGCCCATTTGGATATTGGACAGCCCTAGTTCACAAAAGGTTTCGATTTTAATTCGTTCGGAATAGGTTATACTAGACAAAAGATCAGCTCCTAAAAGATGGGTTTGTGGTAAACACCATTTTAAAGGAAGCTGATCTTTTTTGTCCGAACAGCGTTCGGATTAATTTTACAATCTACCTTTTAAAAGCCTACATCCATCAGGAATTTATGGCGTTCTTCATCACTCATACCAGACAATGGGTCCTTTAATTTTGCTTTAGGATCAAAGTCAGGGTTAACATCACTAAATTCATAAATTGCTCTAGACATGGCATCAATAATGGCATCTACACAGTCAATTTTGCTTGTATATCGTTCCTTATCAACCTTTAAGCCCGCACTGTTACCAACAAGAATTGCATTGGTTAGGCTGTATTGGATAATTGGATCGTCAGAATAATGAATGCGACCCTCTCGCATCAGTCTCTGAAACTCATGGGTAGGCTTATCTAAGTCATGTGCTGTTTGTCGGATAGGCATCATTGGCCACTTGTCGATTTGAACCAATTTATCTAAAACATCACTACTTGCCCATGGGTCATAACAAATGAAACGAACTTGCAACTGATTTTGCTCTATATAATCACCAAGGTATGTGACAACTGAGTCATCATCTATATATCCCCAGCGATTTCTAGCAATATCACAGTATCCTAGCTGTTCAGCCCTGCGATAGTTAATACCATCTTGTTTTTCTTTGCTATCAATACTTCCTCCAGTATGATTCAGTGGTATCCAACTGTGTTGTTCTATGTAGTAATGCGTATCCCCATTGGCCTGATATGGGTAGACAAGAGCTATAGCAGTATCATCGCTAAGTTTCGACAAATCGATACCGATGTAGCACACGTGACCATTTGTGTTGATTGGCACTTTATCAGCTACTGCATTTTCTATGTCATGGCGGTTCAAAAATCTGTTTTCCTTTACCTGCAACCACATGTTTAGGTTCTTGTTGATGAACTCAGACAAGCTACCATCTGATTTCTTAGTGTCACGCTCACTAATCATTGAATCAAGCATTGTTTTGCCGGCAACTGGAAGCAGTGGGTTCGACTTTATCCATTTTTCAGGATTATTGACCTCGTCTTCACTGTCCTGACTGTAATTAACCATCAAATTATCGTCCAGTTCTCGCTCATTATCCTTTAGCATGGCCTCTCTGATTAATTTCTCAGTGAGATATAGATTTGAAGTGGCGTCTGGATAGGCAGTACTGATGTCCCATGATTGGCTATCAAAGGTCTGCACTTGTCCAGATGTGATTTTCCCGTCATTTTCTTTGATTAAACCAATTCTGCCATCATCACCGGCTTCGTCATGAACGCTAAAGGCCAAATGATAGCTATCAAACTGTCCCGATTCATCTGACAAACGCAACAGTTGATTCTGATTAGTATTGCTTTTGACAGCATCCTCACCAATCTTAGTCTTGGTTGAACGCATCTGATCCCCAAAGCCCTCACTTTGCAGACGATTAAACGTTGTCTTAATGTACCGCCAGCCCTTCTTACTCTGCTGTGAAACTGGAGCTATGTATGCCATGTCCTGATTACTATACCCAGCACTAGCAATTAGATACTGATAGCTGAGAAGTATAACCGTCAAATAAGTTTTGCCATTAGTCCTTGCAACACTGAACACCACACGATGGAAACGGCGCTCACCACTGCTATTCCGCCAACCTTGGGACCAACACAATAGTGCCTTTTGCCATAAGGCCAGTGGAAGTGGCCTACCTGTTGATGGGTCTGGGCAAAGTGATGCAAAACCTAAAACCTCTCTGCATTTGTCAAGAGAATAGTGAAAGGGAAAGTCTGCTTGCTTGGACTCAACACGTGCAAGATCCTGTAGGTGTCTAAAAGCTTGCAACTTAACGTCATGGCATGCGATAATCTGACCTTCCAATATTTGGAATGCATATACTGTGCCAGGATCTCTATACTTTTCAGCGATAGCATCATAAGTTCCAGATTTAAGCTGCTCTTTATAGGCCTTTTCAAGTGTCAGCTTCGGAAGTGTTAGATCATACTGCTTTATCAAAACTGTTCACTTCCTGCCTTTTTCAATTTTTCAATAATGTTTTGTGCGCGCATTTTAGAATCAAGTTAGCCACTGTCTCAAAATTTTTTGGACAATAAAAAACATCAAGAACAGATATCCTGTATCATTGAAGTTCCTACACAAACAATGGAAGAGGATATTGTCTTGATGCAGAAACAGGATAGCACACACCGCCAAAAAGGTCAGCACTTAACATCACTCGAGCGCGGAAAAGTGGCCGGATTCCGCCAAGCTGGGAAGTCCAATCGTTGGATTGCTGCTGAAATTGGCGTCTGCCCGCAGACCATTAATAATGAAATCAAGCGAGGTACAGTAGATCAGGTCAAGAAGAGTAATGGCAAGCGCGTCTACCATCGACAATACCTGCCAGAGGCTGCTCAGGCTCGTTACGAGACTGCACGCTTGAGCTGCCATCGTCCTGACAAGTTCGCCAGCGTACAGGTCTTCTTAGCCTGGTACGTACAGCGAGCTAAGCAGGACAAATGGTCGCCGGATGCTTCAATCGGCTATGCCAAGCGACACAAGCTGTTTACTCCTGAAGAGCTTGTTTGTGCCTCGACTTTGTACCAGTACATTGACGACCAACGCCTAGAGATTCGAAATATCGACCTGTTGGAGAAGACTAAGCGGAAGACCTCTCACCAGCACCACACCAAGGCTAAGCGCCTGGCTGGCCGCAGTATCGAGGAACGGCCTAAGGTCGTTGAACGACGCAGGCAGTTCGGTCACTGGGAGATGGATACCATTGTCGGTAAACGCAATGGCAAGGAGAGCGTCATCTTGACTCTGATTGAGCGCAAGACCCGTTGCCAACTTCTCCGCTTGATCGAAGGACGAGATGCAGACTCTGTGAGCTATGCATTGCGTGGAATCAAGCGCGAATGGGGAGCTTGCATCAAGACCATCACAGCCGACAACGGACCCGAGTTCACCGCCTTAAATACTGCTTTTGCTGGGACGGAAACTGAGATCTTCTACGCCCATCCTTACACGTCCTGCGACCGTGGCACCAACGAGGCACATAACCGGATGATCCGCCAGGACTTCCCTAAGGGCATGTCCCTAGATGACATTAGCCCTAGTCAAGTGCAGGCCACGCAAGACCGCTTGAATCAGTTGCCTCGCAAACAACAGGGCTACTGCACACCCCAGCAAAACTTTGAGGCCGAAGCTCGGCGCGTTCGCCGCATGGCCCAGTAGTCTCTCTAGCGCCACAACTTCTATTTGATAACGGCCTGTTCTGGGATTGTCCTCAAC
Above is a window of Lacticaseibacillus casei DSM 20011 = JCM 1134 = ATCC 393 DNA encoding:
- a CDS encoding IS30-like element ISLpl1 family transposase gives rise to the protein MSSITYSERIKIETFCELGLSNIQMGVRLNRSPSTISYELSRCQPYQAELAQTDAEYKRSRCGRKTKLSDELKQKILNHLRLSWSPGMIAHEFKLATKSIYNWLNQGRIGFSLNDLPEHGVRQRRNVDQRSKYNQSLGRSIEQRPMMINQRNRIGDFELDTVVGPRGHSKAVLLTLIDRKSRFLWAYRLKDRTTATVNEALTKFLTTFNGPVHSFTVDRGTEFSGLVSLESQYGIKTYYCHAYTPAERGSNERFNRNLRYFYPKGTRFEHISAQDLTTTLLQINQRPLKILDWQTPYQVMLTNLSKNSD
- a CDS encoding terminase TerL endonuclease subunit, producing the protein MIKQYDLTLPKLTLEKAYKEQLKSGTYDAIAEKYRDPGTVYAFQILEGQIIACHDVKLQAFRHLQDLARVESKQADFPFHYSLDKCREVLGFASLCPDPSTGRPLPLALWQKALLCWSQGWRNSSGERRFHRVVFSVARTNGKTYLTVILLSYQYLIASAGYSNQDMAYIAPVSQQSKKGWRYIKTTFNRLQSEGFGDQMRSTKTKIGEDAVKSNTNQNQLLRLSDESGQFDSYHLAFSVHDEAGDDGRIGLIKENDGKITSGQVQTFDSQSWDISTAYPDATSNLYLTEKLIREAMLKDNERELDDNLMVNYSQDSEDEVNNPEKWIKSNPLLPVAGKTMLDSMISERDTKKSDGSLSEFINKNLNMWLQVKENRFLNRHDIENAVADKVPINTNGHVCYIGIDLSKLSDDTAIALVYPYQANGDTHYYIEQHSWIPLNHTGGSIDSKEKQDGINYRRAEQLGYCDIARNRWGYIDDDSVVTYLGDYIEQNQLQVRFICYDPWASSDVLDKLVQIDKWPMMPIRQTAHDLDKPTHEFQRLMREGRIHYSDDPIIQYSLTNAILVGNSAGLKVDKERYTSKIDCVDAIIDAMSRAIYEFSDVNPDFDPKAKLKDPLSGMSDEERHKFLMDVGF
- a CDS encoding IS30 family transposase, encoding MQKQDSTHRQKGQHLTSLERGKVAGFRQAGKSNRWIAAEIGVCPQTINNEIKRGTVDQVKKSNGKRVYHRQYLPEAAQARYETARLSCHRPDKFASVQVFLAWYVQRAKQDKWSPDASIGYAKRHKLFTPEELVCASTLYQYIDDQRLEIRNIDLLEKTKRKTSHQHHTKAKRLAGRSIEERPKVVERRRQFGHWEMDTIVGKRNGKESVILTLIERKTRCQLLRLIEGRDADSVSYALRGIKREWGACIKTITADNGPEFTALNTAFAGTETEIFYAHPYTSCDRGTNEAHNRMIRQDFPKGMSLDDISPSQVQATQDRLNQLPRKQQGYCTPQQNFEAEARRVRRMAQ